The genomic window AGAGACGGATCCAGGGTCATCAACTGCAGTTCGGCACTGGTACCAAAGACTTTTTGCACAATGGTGCGGGCCAGCGCGCCGCGCACACCGGCGGTGAGAACGTCGGGGTCTTGACTCTTGGTGGCCTGGTCCGCCAGAGATTCGGCGATGGTGCGCATGTCGCGCACGGGGATGCCTTCGGCCAGCAGGTTCTGCATCACCTTGAGCACCACGCCCAGCGGCAAAGGCTTGGGCGTGAGGTTCTCCACCAGCTTGGGTGCGCTGCGCGAGAGGATGTCGAGCAGTTGCTGGACCTCCTCGTGGCCGAGCAGTTCGTGGGCGTGGGCCTGGAGTATCTGGCTGAGGTGGGTGGCGATCACCGTGGCGGGATCGACCACGGTGTATCCCATGCCCTGGGCCTGATCGCGCATGCCCGGTTCCACCCACACGGCCTCCAGGTCGAAGCTGGGATCGCGGGTGGCGATGCCGTCGAGCGGGCCGCTGACCTGTCCCGGGTTGATGGCGAGCTCGCGCTCGGGATAGATCTCCGCCTCGCCGACGGGGACGCCCATCAGGCTGATGCGATAAGCATTGGGAGTGAGATCGAGGTTGTCGCGGATATGCACCGCGTGCACCAGGAACCCGAGCTCCTGCGACAGCTTGCGACGCACGCCCTTGATACGGGTCAGCAGGGGCGCGCCCTGCGCCTGATCCACCAGCGGGATCAGGCGGTAACCGACCTCCAGGCCGACGATGTCCACGGGCGGCACGTCGTCCCAGGAAAGCTCGCGCGGACGCGTGTCGTCCGGCATCAGATCGGTCTCCGCCTCCACCAACTCGCCCTCCTGGGGACGATTGGAAACCCAGTAGCCCCAGCCGGCGAACAGGGCCGCCAGGCCGAGAAACACCAGGTTGGGCATGCCGGGCACCAGCCCCAGGGAGGACAGCACGCCGGCCGTTATATAAAGCGCGCGCGGCGAGGCGAACAGCTGGCTCATGACCTGCTGTCCCATGTCCTGCTCCGAGGACACGCGGGTCACGATGATCGCGGTGGCGGTGGACAGCAGCAGCGAGGGAATCTGTGCGACCAGACCGTCGCCGATGGTGAGCAGCACGTAGTTCTGCGCGGCGGCCGACAGACTCATGCCGTGCTGCAGCATGCCCACGCTCAGGCCGCCGATGATGTTCACGAACAGGATGATGATGCCGGCCACCGCATCGCCGCGCACGAACTTGCTGGCGCCGTCCATGGAGCCGTAGAAGTCCGCCTCGTTGCGTACGTCCTCACGCCGCGCCCGCGCCTCCTCCTGAGAGATGATGCCGGCGTTGAGATCGGCGTCGATGGCCATCTGCTTGCCGGGCATGGCGTCCAGAGTGAAGCGCGCCGACACCTCGGAGACACGCCCGGCGCCCTTGGTGACCACCGCGAAATTGATGACCACCAGAATCGCGAACACCACCAGACCGACGGCGTAGTTGCCGCCGACCACGAAATCGCCGAAGGCCTCGATGACCCGACCGGCGGCGCCCGTACCGGTGTGACCATTCAGCAGCACCACGCGGGTGGAGGCGACGTTAAGCGCCAGACGCAGCAGGGTCGCCACCAGCAGCACGGTGGGGAATACGGCGAAGTCGAGCGGGCGGCGCGTATAAACCGTGACCAGCACCACCATCATCGACAGGGCGATGTTGAAGGTGAACAGCACGTCCAGCGCGAACGGCGGCAACGGCAGGGTGACCATGCCGAGCAGCGCGACCAGCAGCAGCGGCACGCCGAGGCCGAAGCGCGAGATGCCGCGCAGGTTCTGCATCACGCCGATATCTCCGGATTGCGCCATCAGTCGGCCTCGCGTCGGTCAGGGGAACGGGTCATGTCATCCGGCACCGGCAGGTCGAGTTCCACGCCGGGTTCGGCGTCGCCGGATTTGAGCTGGTAGATGTAGGCGAGCAGCTGGGCGACGGCGACGTACAGGGCCGCCGGCACCTCCTCGCCCAGTCGGGTATGGAAATAAATGGCACGCGCCAGAGGCGGTGCCGAATACAGCGTCACGTCATGTTCGCGCGCCACCGCGCGAATGCGCGCCGCCACTTCGTCGGCGCCCTTGGCGACCACGCGCGGCGCACTCATTCTTTCACCGTCGTAACGCAGCGCCACCGCGTAATGCGTCGGGTTGGTGACCACCACGTCGGCCTTGGGCACCTCTTCCATCATGCGGCGCTGGGCCATCTCGCGCTGCAATGCGCGCTGGCGGCTCTTGACCTCGGGCTGGCCGTCGGTTTCCTTGAATTCGTCGCGGATCTCCTGGCGGGTCATGCGCAGCTGCTTGGCGTGCTGCCAGAGCTGGAACGGCACGTCCGCGGCGGCGATGATCACCAGGGTCGCGCTGAGGACCAGGAACGACCAGCCGACCAGATGACCCATCTGGTTCAGGGCCGGCAACAGCGGTGCCGCCCCCAGGCCGAGCAATGTGGGAATCTCGTGCCACAGCAGCAGCACCGCCACCCCGCCGACCAGCAGGAACTTGACCAGCGCCTTGCCCAGCTCCATCAATCCGTTGGCGGAAAACACGCGCCCCAGGCCTTTGAGCGGATTGAGACGTTCCCACTTGAAGCCGAGCGCCTCGGTGCTGAAATTGAGTCCGCCCAGAGCCACCGAGGCGGCCAGGGCCGCTACGGCCACCGCCGCGAACAGCGGCGCCACCGCCCACAGGGCCTGCCAGATGGCCCCGGTCAGGGCACCGTACAACCCGCCGCTGTCCAGGGCGCGGGCCCGGTCCAGCGTCAGCCAGCTCTGCATGAGGTCGGCGA from Gammaproteobacteria bacterium includes these protein-coding regions:
- the flhB gene encoding flagellar biosynthesis protein FlhB codes for the protein MARDDSQERTEQATPKRLKEAREKGQIARSRELNTMAITLAAAGTGLMLGPAILGRFADLMQSWLTLDRARALDSGGLYGALTGAIWQALWAVAPLFAAVAVAALAASVALGGLNFSTEALGFKWERLNPLKGLGRVFSANGLMELGKALVKFLLVGGVAVLLLWHEIPTLLGLGAAPLLPALNQMGHLVGWSFLVLSATLVIIAAADVPFQLWQHAKQLRMTRQEIRDEFKETDGQPEVKSRQRALQREMAQRRMMEEVPKADVVVTNPTHYAVALRYDGERMSAPRVVAKGADEVAARIRAVAREHDVTLYSAPPLARAIYFHTRLGEEVPAALYVAVAQLLAYIYQLKSGDAEPGVELDLPVPDDMTRSPDRREAD
- the flhA gene encoding flagellar biosynthesis protein FlhA codes for the protein MAQSGDIGVMQNLRGISRFGLGVPLLLVALLGMVTLPLPPFALDVLFTFNIALSMMVVLVTVYTRRPLDFAVFPTVLLVATLLRLALNVASTRVVLLNGHTGTGAAGRVIEAFGDFVVGGNYAVGLVVFAILVVINFAVVTKGAGRVSEVSARFTLDAMPGKQMAIDADLNAGIISQEEARARREDVRNEADFYGSMDGASKFVRGDAVAGIIILFVNIIGGLSVGMLQHGMSLSAAAQNYVLLTIGDGLVAQIPSLLLSTATAIIVTRVSSEQDMGQQVMSQLFASPRALYITAGVLSSLGLVPGMPNLVFLGLAALFAGWGYWVSNRPQEGELVEAETDLMPDDTRPRELSWDDVPPVDIVGLEVGYRLIPLVDQAQGAPLLTRIKGVRRKLSQELGFLVHAVHIRDNLDLTPNAYRISLMGVPVGEAEIYPERELAINPGQVSGPLDGIATRDPSFDLEAVWVEPGMRDQAQGMGYTVVDPATVIATHLSQILQAHAHELLGHEEVQQLLDILSRSAPKLVENLTPKPLPLGVVLKVMQNLLAEGIPVRDMRTIAESLADQATKSQDPDVLTAGVRGALARTIVQKVFGTSAELQLMTLDPSLEQLLHKSLQGSGGLGVEPNLAERVQRAVSESAQHQELTGEPAVLVVSPELRAPLGRWLRPVVRGLHVLAYTEIPDNRQLRVVATIGAQNGLESPVRAAG